From Apilactobacillus bombintestini:
TAACTATGTCGAAGGTTGCACTGCCCCTAGTTATTCCGAAGATAGTTTACATGCTGCCGACGTGGAAGTTTTCGTTAAGAAAAACGCCTTTTGTCGATACACTACTATTCAAAACTGGTCCGATAACGTTTATAGTTTAGAAACTAAACGTGCTTCAGCTGACGAAAATGCCACTATGGAATGGGTAGATGGTAACCTAGGATCTAAAGTTACTATGAAATACCCTAGCATTGACTTAAACGGTCCTTATGCTAACGGAACCATGTTATCCATTGCTTTTGCTAGTGGTGACATTTTCCAAGATACCGGATGTATCATGCGACATCATGCCCCTCACACCTCTTCTAACGTAGTTTCCAAATCCATCTGCAAAGACGGGGGCATATGTAATTACCGTGGTACTATCCGTATGATTGATAAAGCCCATTACTCCAAATCCCATATCGAATGTGACACTATCATCATGGATGATGATTCCCTAAGTGATACCATTCCCCACAACGATATTAATAATGGTGACTCTGAAATCGAACACGAAGCTAAAGTTTCTAAGATTTCGGAAACCGACTTATATTATCTAATGAGTCGTGGCTTATCCGAATCACAAGCTACTAAAATGATTATTATGGGCTTCATTGAACCTTTCTCTAATCAACTTCCTATGGAATATGCCATGGAATTAAACAAGCTAATTGATTACCAAATGGAAGATTCCGTAGGTTAATAAAAAGCCGCTAAGCTAAACGCCCACTGCGTTTATAAGCTTAACGGCTTTTTTTGTTTCACATGAAACATTTCTTAGATAGTAATACATAATGTGTCTTTTTAGCTTAAAAATATTAAAGCAATGCTATACTGTTAGCAACAGTTTATATCAGCTTTATTATTAAAACAAAGAAGGTTTTCAGCATGAAAATTTTAGTAACTGGATTTAATCCATTTAATGGATCTAACACTAACGCATCCATGAAAGTATTAGAATCACTACCCGATAAAATCGATAATGTTTCTATCATCAAACAACTATTACCTACTGAGTTCAAAAACAGTTCTGCCATCTTAAAAGAAACCGTAGATAAATTTACCCCGGATGTAATTGTTTGTTTAGGTGAAGCTGCCGGTCGTGACTCCATCACTCCAGAAACCATTGCCTTTAACGAAGATAATACGGTAGTGGCCGACAACGCTGGATACAAACCTAGTCAC
This genomic window contains:
- the sufB gene encoding Fe-S cluster assembly protein SufB, with amino-acid sequence MIPIDKSIEHLNDDYEYGFKDDVKPIYSTGDGLTEDIVREISAQKHEPKWMLDIRLRAFKIFKKLPMPDFGPDLSDLDLSKIRYFQRATDSVSRSWDDVPDDIKNTFERIGVPEAERKYLAGAEAQYESEAVYANIKKEFAEMGIIFCDTDTALQEHPDLVKEYFGKLVTPQMNKFAALNTAVWSGGVFLYVPKGVHAKIPIQAFFRINAGRTGQFERTLIIVDEDASVNYVEGCTAPSYSEDSLHAADVEVFVKKNAFCRYTTIQNWSDNVYSLETKRASADENATMEWVDGNLGSKVTMKYPSIDLNGPYANGTMLSIAFASGDIFQDTGCIMRHHAPHTSSNVVSKSICKDGGICNYRGTIRMIDKAHYSKSHIECDTIIMDDDSLSDTIPHNDINNGDSEIEHEAKVSKISETDLYYLMSRGLSESQATKMIIMGFIEPFSNQLPMEYAMELNKLIDYQMEDSVG